The Nitrospirales bacterium genome includes a window with the following:
- a CDS encoding ATP-binding protein, with translation MDEHSGNSVMGQVDDVHQRLLDRVRYLDLELRAVSIGLKSKLEKTCLIRDQLTQCMETVPVGVILVDQDGHVQRANGAARIICGWEVSDYEGRSLEALWKCLGWPPAPFTDLPVENRILSCWEEVLGTPGTVPCWTARFLSDSGRVLNETKEHSRERSLKSLGERVAKIAHDLRNSMSSVELLVSLVERRVCGDPGAHKIAQQLSRSVRSLELLVDNLSTSANPRKPKMKMISVNSLFDQIELLLAHPIQSHQIVLNRTIDSGAENILGDPILLTQACLNLVNNAIAASPRGGVINVDSRITFPPSNVVPPLTDQGYVRIQVQDFGCGIDPEDLPHVCQPFYSKMKSGTGLGLSIVRDVTDVHAGTVDIQSQKGQGTTVSLYFPRQRRLA, from the coding sequence ATGGACGAACATTCAGGAAATTCCGTGATGGGTCAGGTTGATGATGTGCATCAACGGTTGCTCGATAGAGTACGGTATTTAGATTTGGAATTACGTGCAGTCTCCATCGGCCTTAAAAGCAAACTTGAAAAAACGTGCCTCATTCGAGATCAATTGACACAATGCATGGAAACTGTGCCGGTGGGAGTGATTCTGGTCGATCAAGACGGGCATGTACAACGGGCCAATGGGGCCGCGCGAATCATCTGCGGGTGGGAGGTGAGTGACTACGAGGGAAGATCTCTTGAAGCGCTGTGGAAGTGTCTAGGATGGCCGCCTGCGCCTTTTACCGACCTTCCCGTTGAGAATCGTATCTTGAGTTGTTGGGAGGAAGTGCTCGGAACACCGGGAACCGTGCCATGTTGGACCGCGCGATTTCTGTCGGACAGCGGCCGTGTGCTCAACGAGACGAAGGAACATTCGAGAGAGCGAAGCTTGAAGTCATTGGGTGAACGAGTCGCAAAAATTGCTCATGACCTTCGAAATTCCATGTCGAGTGTTGAACTGTTGGTTTCGCTCGTCGAACGACGCGTTTGCGGTGACCCGGGAGCCCATAAAATTGCCCAACAACTTTCACGATCAGTGCGATCACTCGAGTTATTGGTCGACAATCTTTCCACATCGGCAAATCCTCGAAAGCCGAAGATGAAAATGATATCCGTGAACTCGTTGTTTGACCAGATTGAGCTCTTATTAGCTCATCCGATTCAGAGTCATCAGATTGTCCTGAATCGGACGATCGACTCGGGTGCAGAAAACATCCTTGGCGACCCCATATTACTCACTCAAGCATGTTTGAATCTGGTCAATAATGCGATTGCCGCGTCACCGCGTGGGGGAGTGATTAATGTCGATAGCCGCATCACGTTTCCGCCTTCGAATGTCGTACCGCCTCTGACTGACCAAGGTTACGTACGAATTCAGGTTCAGGATTTTGGGTGTGGAATTGACCCAGAAGATCTTCCGCATGTTTGTCAACCGTTTTACTCAAAAATGAAGAGTGGGACTGGCCTTGGATTATCGATCGTCCGCGATGTGACGGACGTACATGCTGGAACCGTCGACATCCAAAGTCAGAAAGGGCAGGGGACAACGGTGTCCTTATATTTTCCACGACAGAGGAGACTCGCATGA
- a CDS encoding sigma-54 dependent transcriptional regulator has translation MTQSEWYEKQSILVVEDDVHLQEALSQTLGEHGYSVSVAKDGYEGMDWLQRHGASLILADVNLPGKSGMEMLRDIRLSGNQVPVVMMSAYGTLETAVEAVKLGATEFLQKPFATEKLEAIMSRIKGEEDGQKSELPQIAKNDVASVGFLTRNERVLETLRTLETVAVSQATILIQGESGTGKEVLARYVHRNSPRANQPFVAVNCAALPEGLLESELFGYEKGAFTGALARRCGKFELAHQGTLLLDEIGEMTLGLQAKLLRVLQEREVDRLGSRSPIHVDVRVIATTNRNLLQEVQAGRFREDVYYRLSVMPVTIPPLRERPEDIEVLVEHFVRQSCERNGRPKVHISEEVMSYLKTRRWRGNVRELENVIERAVLLSDAGSLRIQHVTCEEPVTAIPIASNQPTGSIWEMERDLIFRVLDRHGGNRTHAARTLGISIRTLRNKLREYRQLNGGENLELYND, from the coding sequence ATGACTCAATCAGAGTGGTACGAAAAGCAATCGATCTTAGTTGTGGAAGACGATGTTCATTTGCAAGAGGCGTTGTCTCAAACATTGGGAGAGCATGGGTATTCGGTTTCCGTCGCGAAAGATGGCTATGAGGGGATGGATTGGCTGCAACGACATGGAGCGAGCCTGATATTGGCTGACGTCAATTTGCCGGGGAAAAGCGGTATGGAAATGTTGCGGGATATCCGGCTGTCTGGAAACCAGGTGCCAGTGGTGATGATGTCGGCGTATGGGACACTCGAGACGGCCGTCGAGGCGGTGAAGTTGGGTGCAACGGAATTCTTGCAAAAGCCATTTGCCACTGAAAAACTCGAGGCCATCATGTCTCGGATCAAGGGTGAGGAAGATGGCCAGAAATCGGAGCTCCCTCAGATTGCCAAAAACGACGTGGCGTCAGTCGGGTTTCTCACACGAAATGAACGTGTCCTGGAAACATTGCGAACGTTAGAGACCGTGGCCGTTAGTCAGGCCACTATCCTGATTCAAGGAGAAAGCGGGACAGGAAAAGAAGTGCTCGCTCGTTATGTCCATCGAAATAGTCCTCGCGCCAACCAGCCGTTTGTGGCCGTCAACTGCGCAGCGCTCCCTGAAGGCCTGCTGGAAAGCGAATTATTCGGGTATGAGAAGGGGGCCTTTACAGGCGCGTTGGCTCGACGATGTGGGAAATTCGAACTTGCGCATCAAGGTACCCTCCTGTTGGATGAGATTGGAGAGATGACATTGGGCCTTCAAGCCAAGTTATTGCGTGTCTTGCAAGAGCGTGAAGTTGATCGTTTGGGATCTCGAAGTCCCATCCATGTCGATGTTCGAGTAATCGCCACGACGAATCGGAATCTCTTACAGGAAGTGCAGGCTGGACGATTCAGAGAAGATGTGTACTACCGGCTGAGTGTGATGCCGGTTACGATTCCTCCTCTTCGTGAACGGCCAGAAGATATTGAGGTGTTGGTTGAACATTTTGTGCGGCAGTCTTGTGAACGAAACGGTCGTCCCAAAGTGCATATTTCGGAAGAAGTCATGAGCTACCTCAAGACCCGTCGATGGCGAGGCAATGTCCGAGAATTGGAAAACGTCATCGAACGAGCGGTCTTGTTGTCCGATGCCGGTTCCTTGCGCATTCAACATGTCACCTGTGAAGAGCCAGTCACGGCAATCCCGATCGCCTCCAATCAACCAACGGGGTCAATCTGGGAAATGGAGCGGGACCTGATCTTCCGGGTGCTCGATCGGCACGGCGGGAATCGTACGCACGCCGCCAGGACATTGGGTATTAGCATTCGAACACTACGTAACAAGCTGCGAGAGTATCGGCAGCTCAATGGCGGAGAGAATCTTGAACTCTACAATGATTGA
- the flgB gene encoding flagellar basal body rod protein FlgB translates to MVSSIWDSGTVLYERALDVRSAVHETIASNLANEETPGYKQRILPFRETLAALQRGETPLDMSQSNARHLSLFNPQTHIFHHVNIVHSGGGLDGNTVNLEQEMTNMAENTMMYMAVSQFLKGRFDGWRTAIAEGRG, encoded by the coding sequence ATGGTGAGCTCCATCTGGGATAGTGGAACTGTACTGTACGAACGAGCGCTCGATGTCCGAAGTGCCGTTCACGAAACCATAGCCTCGAATCTCGCCAATGAAGAAACGCCTGGCTATAAACAACGAATACTGCCGTTCAGGGAGACCCTTGCTGCGCTGCAACGGGGAGAAACCCCGTTGGATATGAGTCAAAGCAACGCTCGACATCTGTCGCTGTTCAATCCTCAGACTCACATTTTTCACCACGTCAACATCGTGCACTCTGGTGGCGGCTTGGATGGAAATACCGTGAATCTCGAGCAAGAAATGACGAACATGGCCGAAAATACCATGATGTACATGGCGGTAAGTCAATTTTTAAAGGGGCGTTTTGATGGGTGGCGAACGGCCATCGCTGAAGGACGGGGATGA
- the flgC gene encoding flagellar basal body rod protein FlgC, with the protein MNVNRLFHVVGSALNSQRQRLNIIAGNLANAESTRAPNGGPYVRRDVVFRANVPSSPFATVFSQAFGRPAEPHGVKIEKLVFDQRPPREVYDPHHPDADSKGYLHLPNVNVIEEMTNMLSASRAYEANLAVLETGKSMTMRALQMGQ; encoded by the coding sequence ATGAATGTCAATCGACTTTTTCACGTGGTTGGATCAGCATTGAATTCTCAACGGCAACGGCTCAATATCATCGCCGGGAATCTGGCCAATGCGGAATCTACTCGCGCTCCGAATGGGGGGCCTTACGTACGGCGAGATGTCGTCTTTCGGGCGAATGTCCCATCTTCTCCCTTTGCGACGGTGTTCTCGCAGGCTTTTGGCCGACCGGCGGAACCGCATGGGGTCAAGATTGAAAAGCTTGTATTCGATCAACGTCCTCCTCGCGAAGTGTATGACCCCCATCACCCAGACGCCGACAGTAAAGGCTACCTCCATCTGCCGAACGTGAACGTGATCGAAGAAATGACGAACATGTTGTCCGCTTCCCGCGCTTACGAAGCCAATCTGGCCGTCTTGGAGACTGGTAAATCGATGACCATGCGAGCGTTACAGATGGGGCAGTAG
- the fliE gene encoding flagellar hook-basal body complex protein FliE, whose protein sequence is MEDFSIRGFDPILESVAKDALRGSSSTHGPRFGELLKNAVEAVNHLQHESDRLETAVAKGEDISIHEAIIAGEKAGLSFRLMMQMRNKLLEAYQEVLRMQV, encoded by the coding sequence ATGGAAGATTTTTCTATTCGTGGCTTTGATCCCATCCTCGAATCCGTCGCCAAAGATGCGTTGCGAGGTTCATCGTCGACGCATGGACCACGTTTTGGTGAATTGCTGAAGAATGCCGTGGAAGCGGTCAATCATCTTCAGCATGAATCGGACAGACTCGAGACTGCGGTTGCCAAGGGTGAAGATATCAGTATTCACGAGGCGATTATCGCAGGAGAAAAAGCAGGGCTGTCATTCCGGCTGATGATGCAGATGCGCAATAAGCTTCTGGAAGCCTACCAAGAAGTTCTTCGCATGCAAGTCTAA
- the fliF gene encoding flagellar M-ring protein FliF yields MAEATKRPQSLPETILHNFQSLTMPQRIGLVVVLALGIAVIPVLALMGKDPEMGVLFSKLEREDVQAIVSKLDRQGIPYRVSESGEKIEVPAEKVHELRLQMASDGLPEAGGVGFEIFDRTGLGVTQFVQKMNYRRALQGELARTISQIREVERTRVHLVLPERRLFTSDQQPAQAAVVLTLKRGAALTQGQVQGVMHLVSSSVEGLDPADVTIVDNHGQVLSSSTAQKDSPLTTSQVEMQRDVEQDLERRVQTMLDQVLGRNKSVVRVTTELDFRQVEVTEETYDPESQVVRSENRSQEKVVEENGPVESGIPGVRSNVPNDGDVTVDNGRPKEAKRKNETLNYELNRKVSKVVEATGSIKRLSVAVLVDGTYTAGEGAETATSGDNADLKYVPRSEEEMGKLVDIVKKAVGFSEARGDEIEVVNTPFEATSVKEGDEHISTVVHSFLATWGGVIKPAVFLLLGLLVLLFVVRPMVTSLITPPPEPVQIPQDGLPVTVADYEAEISESPEESAIKLAADNPTTAAQVIRTWIKGEQEEKMEKV; encoded by the coding sequence ATGGCTGAAGCGACGAAACGCCCACAATCACTACCTGAGACGATCCTTCACAATTTCCAGTCGTTGACGATGCCTCAACGCATTGGATTAGTGGTGGTATTGGCCTTGGGGATTGCAGTGATTCCCGTTCTGGCTCTTATGGGAAAAGACCCGGAAATGGGCGTGTTATTCTCCAAGTTGGAACGGGAGGATGTCCAGGCCATCGTGTCAAAGCTCGATCGTCAAGGTATTCCCTACCGAGTTTCAGAGAGCGGGGAAAAGATAGAGGTTCCTGCTGAAAAAGTGCATGAGCTGCGTCTGCAAATGGCATCCGATGGTTTGCCTGAGGCCGGAGGAGTCGGATTTGAAATTTTTGATCGAACCGGATTAGGCGTCACGCAATTCGTGCAGAAGATGAACTATCGCCGTGCGCTGCAGGGAGAATTAGCGCGCACGATTTCGCAGATACGTGAAGTCGAGCGGACACGGGTACATCTGGTGTTGCCGGAGCGCCGTTTGTTCACCTCGGATCAACAGCCCGCACAGGCGGCTGTGGTTCTCACGCTCAAACGAGGAGCAGCCCTGACGCAAGGGCAGGTACAGGGCGTGATGCATTTGGTGTCGAGCAGTGTGGAAGGTCTCGATCCCGCAGACGTCACGATCGTGGATAATCATGGACAAGTGTTGAGCAGCAGCACGGCCCAAAAAGATTCCCCGTTGACGACGTCGCAAGTGGAGATGCAGCGGGATGTCGAGCAGGATTTAGAGCGACGAGTGCAAACCATGCTGGATCAAGTCTTAGGGCGAAATAAATCCGTCGTGCGCGTGACGACGGAACTCGATTTTCGTCAGGTGGAAGTCACGGAGGAGACCTACGATCCTGAGAGTCAAGTCGTGCGTAGTGAAAATCGTAGTCAAGAAAAAGTCGTCGAGGAGAATGGTCCTGTTGAGTCCGGTATCCCTGGCGTTCGCAGTAATGTTCCCAATGATGGAGACGTCACGGTCGACAATGGACGGCCGAAAGAGGCGAAAAGAAAAAATGAGACGTTAAATTATGAGTTGAATCGAAAAGTGAGCAAAGTCGTGGAAGCGACGGGTTCGATCAAACGATTATCCGTAGCCGTGCTGGTTGATGGGACCTATACCGCGGGAGAAGGAGCTGAGACTGCGACATCCGGAGATAATGCCGACTTGAAATACGTTCCACGTTCGGAAGAAGAAATGGGGAAATTGGTCGACATCGTGAAAAAGGCCGTCGGTTTTTCCGAGGCTCGAGGGGATGAGATCGAAGTGGTCAATACTCCGTTTGAAGCCACTTCGGTCAAAGAAGGCGACGAACATATTTCGACCGTTGTTCACTCATTTCTTGCGACGTGGGGGGGCGTGATCAAGCCTGCGGTCTTTTTACTGCTCGGGCTGCTCGTACTGCTTTTCGTCGTGCGTCCCATGGTGACGAGCCTTATCACGCCTCCCCCGGAACCCGTACAAATCCCTCAAGATGGACTACCGGTTACGGTGGCGGACTACGAGGCGGAAATTTCTGAATCTCCAGAAGAGAGCGCGATTAAGCTAGCTGCCGATAATCCGACCACTGCCGCGCAGGTGATTCGTACGTGGATCAAAGGCGAACAGGAAGAAAAGATGGAGAAGGTTTAG